From a region of the Ardenticatena maritima genome:
- a CDS encoding SRPBCC family protein — protein MTHRFEHTFIVHAPLEQVAAFHYAPDAFRRLTPPLLPVQVHHAEPLADGSTTEFTLWLGPLPVRWVARHRHVGPRGFTDEQVRGPFRQWIHRHTFEPIDAHTTRVRDTIEAAFHSHPFWALVGRLIWWGQPLLFQYRAWATQQALAANPLPARTIFATLFGVSLLSAAILSILLRKVRS, from the coding sequence ATGACACACCGTTTTGAACACACATTCATCGTTCATGCGCCACTCGAACAGGTGGCGGCGTTCCACTACGCCCCCGACGCCTTCCGCCGCCTGACGCCGCCGCTGTTGCCTGTGCAAGTTCACCACGCCGAACCGCTTGCCGACGGCTCCACCACGGAATTTACGCTCTGGCTAGGTCCCTTGCCAGTGCGCTGGGTCGCGCGCCACCGCCATGTTGGGCCGCGGGGATTCACCGACGAACAAGTGCGTGGACCTTTTCGGCAATGGATACACCGCCACACCTTCGAGCCGATTGACGCCCACACCACGCGCGTCCGCGACACCATCGAGGCGGCGTTCCACAGCCATCCTTTTTGGGCGCTTGTGGGGCGGCTCATCTGGTGGGGGCAACCGCTGCTCTTCCAGTATCGCGCCTGGGCGACGCAACAGGCGCTCGCAGCGAACCCCTTGCCCGCACGCACCATCTTCGCCACGCTCTTTGGGGTGAGCCTGCTCAGCGCCGCCATACTGAGCATACTCCTGAGGAAGGTGCGCTCATGA